In Catenulispora sp. MAP5-51, the genomic stretch CGTCGCCGCGGTGCTGGTGGCGATGGTCACCGTCGCGCGCACCCCGGCGCTCGCGGTCGACCGGTACACGCACCCGCCGCAGGTCACCCGGGGCACGCCGGACGTCACGGCCCGGCTGGACGTGCACAACACCTCGCGCTGGTCCCTGCCCTCGGCGCGCACGCGGCTGATCGCGGGCGCCGCGAACCTGCCGGTCAAGCTCCCGGCCGTGGCCGGCGGCGCGACGGCCCAGGTCCAGTCCCCGACGCTGCCGACGGCCCGCCGCGGCGTCGTGCGGGTCGGTCCGCTGCTGGTGACCCGCGCGGACCCCTTCGGACTGGCCCGCCGGGTCCTGGACACCGGGACCTTCTCCGAGCTCTACGTCCGCCCCCGGCCGGTGCGGCTCCCCGACGTCGCCCGGAGCCTGGCGCGCTCGGTCGACGGCTCGCAGGCCGAGACGAAGATGGACGGGACGCTGGCCTTCCACCGGCTGCGCGAATACGTGCCCGGCGACGAGCGCCGGCACATCCACTGGCTGGCGACCGCGCATGCCGGCCGGGTTTTGGTGAAACAGCACGTGGACACTGCCCACGCGGCCGTGGCGGTGCTGGTCGACGTGGTCCCCGGCGGCCGGGAGGGTGCCTTCGGTGAGGCTTTCGAGATGGCTTTCGAGGCGGCTTTCGAGGTGGCCGTCGACTGTGCGGCCAGCGCTGCGGTGTGCGCGACGGAGCGCGGCGATCCGCTGGTCCTGGTGGACACCTTCGGCCGATCGCTGCTCGACCAGGGTGGGCGGGGTGCGAGGGCCCGTCGGTCCGCGACGACCGAAGGGGTGCTCAATGCCCTGACACGGGTCGTCGCCGAGCCGCCGGAAGCGCAGGAGGCGGCGTCTGTGGCGTCTATGGGATCGTCCACGGCGAACGGCAAGAAGAACGGCGCCGGGTCCGGGCGCGGTGGCGGCACCCTGGGCGTCGGCATCCGGCGCCTGGCCGAGAGCGGCCGGGGCAGCCTGGCGATCGTGGTGAGCACCCGGTCGCTGACACCGTGGGCGACCGATCTCAAGGCCCTGACCTCATCCTACGCCCGGGTCATCGCCGTGCACGCGACCGACGCGCCGGGTCCGGCGACGACCACGCGGATCGGGCGGGTCCTGTGGACCGAGGTGCGCAGTGCCGACGAGCTGCCGGCGGCGCTGCACCGGGCGAGGGCTGCGGCATGAGCGCGACCTTCCAGCCGCAGCCGCAGCCGCAGGCGTCATGGTCATGGCCAGCGCCAGCGTCGCAGCAGCAGCAGCAGCAACAACAGCACCGGCCGTCCGAGCCCCTCCCGACGCCGACCCGCCGGGCCGCGACCGTCGCCGTCGGCGCCCTGCTGACCGGTGCGGCCCTGCTCCCGCTGGTCAAGGTCCTGAGTACCGCCCCGGCCCTGCGCCTGATCGCGCTGTCCGTCCCGGTTGCGACGGTCGTGGCGCTCGGAGCGCGGTGGCTGGTCGCGGGTCGGCAGAACCCTGATCGGCCGGGTCCGCTCGGCCCGCTCGCGGTGGCCGTCGGCTTGGTCGTGGGGGTCGTGGCCGGGGTCCTGCCGGGCATGGTTCTGGCCGCCCCGGACCCCTACGCCCCGTCGGGCTTCGGACCGCGGGTGGCCGGCGCGGTCGTGGACGGCGTGCCACGGTTGTTGTCGGTTCCGACGCCGGCGCCGGACAGCCGCGGCTTCACCGACCTGCCGCTGCTGGTCGGGGCCCTGCTCGCGGCGGTCGTGGCGCTGGCGGCCCGCAGTCGCAGGCCGGTCGGCGCGCTGGCGCCGGCCACGCTGGTCTTCGGCGGTCTGCTGACGCTCGGCGTCCACGGGCCCGGCTCGGCGGTGGTCTACGCGGCCTGCTACGCCGTCGCGGCACTGGGCTATCTCGCCGCGACGGCGTCGAATGCCCTGCGCGACTGCGGTCTGGCCGTGTTCACGACCGTCGCCGTCGGCGCGGCCGCGTTCGTCGGCGTCACGGCGATCCCGCTGCACAGGGCCTTCGACCCCCGCAGCGTGCAGCAACTCCCGGTCCAGTCGCAGATCGCCGTCGACCCGCTCGCCGCGGTGTCGGGTGAGCTGCTGACCCCGGACCAGCCGGTCCTGACCGCGACGCTGTCCGGGGCGCTCCAGGCCCATCCCCGCAACTGGGTCTGGCTGGTCTACGACTCCTACGACGGCGCCGCCTGGCAGGCCTCGGCCGACGCCAGGCCGACCGGGATCGGCACCGTGCCGGTGACCGGGGACACCGGGGCGGCGGAGGTGACGCTGGCGTCGCCCGCCACGCTCTTGCCCCACCCCGGCAACGTGTCGTCGAACCAGCCCGGCACGGTCGAGTACGACGGCGGTCACGAGCTCCTGGCCTCCGCCGGGGCGCTCGGCACGTTCTCGGTCACCGCCTCGGTGGTGAATCCGGGGGCTGAGGCGCTCACCGGCGCCGCCATCCCGCCGGACGCGCCGGCGGCGCTGACGGCCGTCCCGTCCTGCCTGCCGCCGGAGCTGCGCAGCCTGGCCGACCAGGCACGGGAGCAGGCGAGCCTGCCCGACGAGGAGGCGGTCTGGCTGCAGGAGCATCTGGATTCGGCGCCCTACGTCTACGACAAGAAGGCCCCGCCGGGAGAGAGCTGCGGGAACATCAGCCGCTTTGTGCAGACCCACCGCGGCACCAGCGCGCAGTTCGCGACCGCGTTCGTGATGGCGGCACGGCAGCTGGGCCTGCCGGCCCGGATGGCCGTCGGCTACCTGCCCGGGCACACGGCCGGCGCCACCGACGTCGTCACCGACGGCGACGCCTACGCCTGGCCCCAGGTCATGTTCGCCGGGCTCGGCTGGGTCGACTTCGACCCGACGCCGCGTTCGGACCAGAGCGCCGCCGCGCCGCCCCGCGAGGAGCAGTCCGGCGTCTCGCAGGTCTCGCAGGCCGTCGACCAGGGCCACCGGACGAAGGACACGACGACGGCCACCGATCCGGTGAAGCCGCGCCACTCCGGCGTGTCCGTGATCCTGTTCGTAGTGCTCGGGGCGCTGGGGCTGCTGATCGGTATCGCGGCCTGGCCGGCGACGGTACGGATCAGGCTCCTGACGCGCCGGCGGCGCCTGCGCCGGGCCCCGGAAGCCGCGGCGCGGGTCGTCGGCGCATGGGACGAGCTCCTGCATCCGCTGGAGCGCGCCGGACTCACGGTGCGGGCGCGCAGCTCGCACGACGTCGCGGCGGCGGCCGTCGGTGTGGTGCCGGAGCCGGTACCGGTCCGGCGGCTGGCCGTGTTGGTGGAGCGGGCGTTGTACGACCAGGTGAGCATGGCCGACGCCGAGGTCGCGTGGCAGCTCAGCGACAGCGCGCGCAAGTCCGTGGCGACGACGATGAGCGCGCCGCAGCGGGTGCGGGACGCGTTCCGGGTACCGGCCGGTCGACGCTGACAGAGACAGAATAGACAGTGCGAACAGACAGACTGCGCCCCGGGGATGCTCCGGGGGCGCAGTCTGTTGTCGCTGTCTCTGGTGCTACTGCTGCTACTGCGAAGAAGCCTGACCGCCGCGGACGCACTCCGGTGTCGAATAAGCGGCGTGGCCGTCGAGGGAGTAGACGTAGCCGACCGCGACACAGTACGGCTTGGCCGG encodes the following:
- a CDS encoding transglutaminase family protein, with product MSATFQPQPQPQASWSWPAPASQQQQQQQQHRPSEPLPTPTRRAATVAVGALLTGAALLPLVKVLSTAPALRLIALSVPVATVVALGARWLVAGRQNPDRPGPLGPLAVAVGLVVGVVAGVLPGMVLAAPDPYAPSGFGPRVAGAVVDGVPRLLSVPTPAPDSRGFTDLPLLVGALLAAVVALAARSRRPVGALAPATLVFGGLLTLGVHGPGSAVVYAACYAVAALGYLAATASNALRDCGLAVFTTVAVGAAAFVGVTAIPLHRAFDPRSVQQLPVQSQIAVDPLAAVSGELLTPDQPVLTATLSGALQAHPRNWVWLVYDSYDGAAWQASADARPTGIGTVPVTGDTGAAEVTLASPATLLPHPGNVSSNQPGTVEYDGGHELLASAGALGTFSVTASVVNPGAEALTGAAIPPDAPAALTAVPSCLPPELRSLADQAREQASLPDEEAVWLQEHLDSAPYVYDKKAPPGESCGNISRFVQTHRGTSAQFATAFVMAARQLGLPARMAVGYLPGHTAGATDVVTDGDAYAWPQVMFAGLGWVDFDPTPRSDQSAAAPPREEQSGVSQVSQAVDQGHRTKDTTTATDPVKPRHSGVSVILFVVLGALGLLIGIAAWPATVRIRLLTRRRRLRRAPEAAARVVGAWDELLHPLERAGLTVRARSSHDVAAAAVGVVPEPVPVRRLAVLVERALYDQVSMADAEVAWQLSDSARKSVATTMSAPQRVRDAFRVPAGRR
- a CDS encoding DUF58 domain-containing protein, producing MTAQGELLGVTPFHKALTARGWLLLAGSAAVVGAALALGYPELAGVGSAGVAAVLVAMVTVARTPALAVDRYTHPPQVTRGTPDVTARLDVHNTSRWSLPSARTRLIAGAANLPVKLPAVAGGATAQVQSPTLPTARRGVVRVGPLLVTRADPFGLARRVLDTGTFSELYVRPRPVRLPDVARSLARSVDGSQAETKMDGTLAFHRLREYVPGDERRHIHWLATAHAGRVLVKQHVDTAHAAVAVLVDVVPGGREGAFGEAFEMAFEAAFEVAVDCAASAAVCATERGDPLVLVDTFGRSLLDQGGRGARARRSATTEGVLNALTRVVAEPPEAQEAASVASMGSSTANGKKNGAGSGRGGGTLGVGIRRLAESGRGSLAIVVSTRSLTPWATDLKALTSSYARVIAVHATDAPGPATTTRIGRVLWTEVRSADELPAALHRARAAA